In one Dermatophilaceae bacterium Sec6.4 genomic region, the following are encoded:
- a CDS encoding BMP family ABC transporter substrate-binding protein: MRSVMKIAAVAALGSLALSGCGSKPSAGGTASGSGTGTGSTAPAKASGKKISACMVLDTGGVDDRSFNQGSYDGMKAAKSKNPNISIRYVPSNSGADYTPNLTKAAAGGCNAVIGVGGLMADAMKTAAAANPKVNFAEVDAPGTGANLYGIQYNTAQAGFLGGYLAASMTKSGTVGTWGGLSIPPVTIYMDGFWEGVQYFNKTKSKSVKVLGWNEKTKKGTFSASFTDQNKGKSVSQSMASQGADIIFPVAGGSGLGAGAAAQASGGKLKIIWVDTDGCESAAQYCKFMVGSVTKNLSGGVQAYLAKAADGTYPKGNYIGTLANQGVGLVDNNDSQSAALKAELTKITADIAAGTIKITSPSQPTS; this comes from the coding sequence GTGCGTTCGGTGATGAAGATCGCGGCTGTGGCCGCCCTCGGTTCCCTGGCCCTGTCAGGTTGCGGCAGCAAGCCCTCAGCCGGTGGTACCGCGTCCGGCTCCGGCACCGGTACCGGCTCCACCGCACCGGCCAAGGCCTCCGGCAAGAAGATCAGCGCGTGCATGGTGTTGGACACCGGTGGGGTGGACGACCGTTCGTTCAACCAGGGCTCCTACGACGGTATGAAGGCCGCAAAGAGCAAGAACCCGAACATCTCGATCAGGTACGTGCCGAGCAACTCCGGTGCGGACTACACCCCTAACCTGACCAAGGCCGCGGCCGGCGGCTGTAATGCGGTCATCGGCGTCGGTGGCCTCATGGCGGACGCGATGAAGACAGCCGCCGCCGCGAATCCGAAGGTGAACTTCGCCGAGGTCGACGCCCCGGGCACCGGCGCCAACTTGTACGGCATCCAGTACAACACCGCACAGGCCGGCTTCCTGGGCGGGTACCTCGCGGCCAGCATGACCAAGTCCGGCACAGTCGGAACCTGGGGCGGTCTGTCGATCCCCCCCGTGACCATCTACATGGACGGTTTCTGGGAGGGCGTGCAGTACTTCAACAAGACCAAGTCCAAGTCGGTCAAGGTCCTCGGTTGGAACGAGAAGACCAAGAAGGGCACCTTCTCGGCCAGCTTCACCGACCAGAACAAGGGCAAGTCGGTCAGTCAGTCGATGGCCAGCCAGGGTGCTGACATCATCTTCCCGGTGGCCGGCGGATCAGGCCTCGGTGCCGGTGCGGCAGCACAGGCATCCGGCGGCAAGTTGAAGATCATCTGGGTCGACACGGACGGTTGCGAGAGCGCTGCGCAGTACTGCAAGTTCATGGTCGGCAGCGTGACCAAGAACTTGTCCGGTGGCGTGCAGGCCTACCTGGCGAAGGCTGCCGACGGCACCTACCCGAAGGGCAACTACATCGGCACGCTGGCCAACCAGGGTGTCGGACTGGTCGACAACAACGACAGCCAGTCGGCGGCGTTGAAGGCCGAGCTGACCAAGATCACTGCTGACATCGCTGCCGGCACGATCAAGATCACGTCGCCGAGCCAGCCCACCAGCTGA
- a CDS encoding ABC transporter permease, with translation MSEPAPQVVPPADNQQDEAPQGGQRFSVREIFRSDHPALVTILAIFAAVVIGSLLIVVSDEPTRAAASYFTAAPMDTLSAAWHAVSGAYVALFQGSILNPSSLSSGSLTTILGPISETIVSATPLILAGLSVTLAFRAGLFNIGAQGQILVAAIFAGYVGFSWHLPVVLHVIVAIIAGVVGGAIWAGIAGVLKAKTGAHEVITTIMLNYVALGLIQFLLSVHGFQAKPYTQAIATPVDGTARYPHLLGDSLRANTSFLIAIAATIGVAWLLRRSTFGFRVRAVGANQDAARTAGISISRVYIGVMLLVGALAGLAGSAQVLGTQPQVTADIDAGIGFDAITVALLGRGSASGTFWAGMLFGALRAGSVQLLASTSTPADLVQVLQALIVLFIAAPGLVRLIFRLRATDGGDSAVLAKGWNG, from the coding sequence GTGAGCGAGCCCGCGCCCCAAGTTGTCCCACCTGCGGATAACCAGCAGGATGAAGCGCCCCAGGGGGGACAACGGTTCAGCGTGCGGGAGATCTTCCGCAGCGACCATCCGGCGCTGGTGACGATTCTCGCGATCTTCGCTGCGGTCGTGATCGGGTCGCTGCTGATCGTGGTCTCCGACGAGCCCACCCGTGCGGCCGCCTCATACTTCACCGCGGCCCCGATGGACACGTTGTCTGCGGCATGGCACGCGGTTTCGGGTGCCTACGTCGCGCTCTTCCAAGGTTCGATCCTCAATCCGTCCAGTCTCTCCAGCGGCAGCCTCACCACGATTTTGGGACCGATCTCCGAGACCATCGTCAGCGCGACGCCGCTGATTCTGGCGGGTCTGTCGGTCACGTTGGCCTTCCGCGCCGGACTGTTCAACATCGGCGCGCAGGGGCAGATCCTGGTGGCTGCGATCTTCGCCGGGTACGTCGGCTTCAGCTGGCACCTACCCGTCGTGCTGCACGTCATCGTGGCGATCATCGCGGGGGTAGTCGGCGGCGCCATCTGGGCAGGCATCGCGGGGGTGTTGAAAGCCAAGACGGGCGCCCACGAGGTCATCACCACCATCATGCTCAACTACGTCGCGCTCGGACTGATCCAGTTCCTGCTGAGCGTGCACGGGTTCCAGGCCAAGCCCTACACCCAGGCGATCGCGACACCGGTCGACGGTACGGCCCGCTACCCCCACCTGCTGGGGGACAGCCTGCGGGCGAACACCTCATTCCTGATTGCCATCGCTGCCACGATCGGCGTCGCGTGGCTGTTGCGCCGTAGCACTTTCGGTTTCCGGGTGCGTGCGGTCGGCGCCAACCAGGACGCGGCGCGGACGGCGGGGATCAGCATCTCCCGCGTCTATATCGGGGTCATGCTCCTCGTCGGGGCGCTCGCCGGCCTCGCGGGCAGCGCCCAGGTCCTGGGTACCCAGCCGCAGGTCACCGCCGATATCGATGCCGGTATCGGTTTTGACGCCATCACGGTGGCGCTGCTCGGACGGGGTTCGGCATCAGGCACCTTCTGGGCAGGAATGCTTTTCGGAGCGCTGCGGGCCGGGTCCGTGCAGTTGCTCGCCTCCACCAGCACCCCGGCGGATCTCGTGCAGGTGCTCCAGGCGCTGATCGTGCTCTTCATCGCCGCACCGGGCCTGGTCCGGTTGATCTTCCGACTGCGGGCCACCGACGGCGGCGACAGCGCCGTGTTGGCGAAGGGATGGAACGGATGA
- a CDS encoding ribonuclease domain-containing protein, whose protein sequence is MDDLLGPFRVLRRRFVPIVLGLLLVALLIGWIAREASHPRVQAGPTASRTYEKRAVTSSTGSTAKSPLETVTYADLPSGARATLRLTDKGGPYPYRQDNSVYQNRNGALPVRSRGYYHEFTVLTPGAGDRGPRRIVLGADRTAYYTANHYKTFRLVVR, encoded by the coding sequence ATGGACGATTTGCTCGGGCCGTTTCGCGTACTGCGCCGCCGGTTCGTCCCGATCGTGCTGGGGCTGCTGCTGGTGGCGTTACTGATCGGCTGGATCGCGCGAGAGGCATCGCATCCGCGTGTGCAGGCCGGGCCGACGGCATCGCGCACCTACGAGAAACGCGCGGTGACCTCGAGCACCGGCAGCACGGCGAAATCGCCCCTGGAGACGGTTACCTATGCGGATCTGCCCAGCGGTGCCCGCGCGACCTTGCGGTTGACCGACAAGGGTGGGCCCTACCCCTACCGACAGGACAACTCCGTCTATCAGAACCGCAACGGGGCGCTACCGGTCCGGTCCCGCGGCTACTACCACGAGTTCACGGTTCTGACCCCGGGTGCGGGCGACCGTGGTCCGCGACGGATTGTCCTCGGAGCAGACCGGACCGCCTACTACACGGCCAATCACTACAAGACCTTTCGCCTCGTGGTGCGATGA
- a CDS encoding CapA family protein has protein sequence MRATTASRSILAAACAVLVTALTAGCSDGTRAAVTSTSTVASTGSTASSPASTPPTGRTTSSRPAAPAKGTQRITIVEGGDALPQAVIIASAHRFAGGNGYDFKPIFAALKPLVSGADLAICQMEGTLSPDDTDLTSDSIHQGIVHHGPREFARDLAWTGYDGCSTANNHTFDWGVKGVRDTRTVLADYGVRAAGPGPDAATPGQPTMYDVKGVKVAQLSYSYNLTNGPEYPSSAPWLQANTLHSHTADGIIADARAARAAGAQIVLVSMHWGRQFVVAPSNEQTTFATALLQSGEVDQIIGNHPHVVQACERINGRIVNYAFGNQVSDQRAGYPPATSTHPGALSNAQNGVVGRFTFELTGGKVTKVTEQYQVTRTDIPAGYVIRLVTKTSNPQAWQETTAQLTGRGNSCGLTPLS, from the coding sequence ATGCGCGCCACGACTGCCTCTCGTTCCATCCTCGCCGCCGCGTGCGCCGTTCTCGTCACCGCGCTGACGGCCGGGTGCTCGGACGGGACTCGTGCTGCAGTCACAAGCACGAGCACCGTCGCATCCACCGGCAGCACGGCATCTTCGCCGGCATCCACGCCGCCCACAGGCCGGACCACGTCATCTCGCCCAGCTGCCCCGGCCAAGGGCACCCAGCGCATCACGATCGTCGAGGGCGGCGACGCCCTCCCCCAGGCCGTCATCATCGCCTCGGCGCACCGATTCGCGGGTGGGAACGGGTACGACTTCAAACCGATCTTCGCCGCGCTGAAGCCACTGGTCTCCGGAGCCGATCTCGCGATCTGCCAGATGGAGGGCACCCTCAGCCCCGATGACACCGACCTGACCAGCGACTCGATCCATCAGGGCATCGTGCATCACGGCCCACGGGAATTCGCGCGTGATCTGGCGTGGACCGGCTACGACGGTTGCTCCACGGCGAACAACCACACCTTCGACTGGGGCGTCAAGGGCGTGCGTGACACCCGTACGGTGCTGGCCGACTACGGGGTGCGGGCCGCCGGGCCTGGTCCCGATGCAGCCACCCCCGGTCAACCCACGATGTACGACGTCAAAGGCGTCAAGGTCGCGCAGCTCTCCTACAGCTACAACCTGACCAACGGTCCGGAGTACCCCAGCTCTGCCCCATGGCTGCAGGCCAACACCCTGCATTCACACACGGCCGACGGGATCATCGCGGATGCCCGGGCGGCACGGGCGGCAGGGGCTCAGATCGTGCTGGTGTCCATGCACTGGGGCCGGCAATTCGTCGTCGCGCCCAGCAACGAACAGACCACCTTTGCCACCGCATTACTGCAGTCCGGCGAGGTCGACCAGATCATCGGGAACCACCCTCACGTGGTGCAGGCCTGCGAACGCATCAACGGTCGGATCGTCAACTACGCCTTCGGGAACCAGGTTTCGGACCAGCGCGCCGGTTACCCACCGGCAACCTCCACCCACCCGGGCGCTCTCAGCAACGCTCAGAACGGGGTCGTCGGCAGGTTCACTTTCGAGCTGACCGGCGGCAAGGTCACGAAGGTGACCGAGCAGTACCAGGTGACCCGCACCGACATACCGGCCGGTTACGTCATCCGACTGGTCACCAAAACCTCCAATCCTCAGGCCTGGCAGGAAACCACGGCGCAGCTGACCGGCAGGGGTAACAGCTGCGGCCTGACGCCGTTGTCCTGA
- a CDS encoding amidohydrolase yields the protein MSTLPTRSTVSELPELISATVANALPELVRFRRDLHTHPELGYNEVRTTAAVIEALQSAGIEVNTFHGTGLTAEIGARNPSHRIALRADLDALPVAERTGLEFSSVNEGIAHACGHDVHTTVVLGAGLVLKTFEQHLIDRDTAVRLVFQPAEEIVPGGAHTAVKEHALEGVDQVFALHCDPSIDVGTVGLKVGAITAACDAIRVRLSGKGGHTSRPHLTGDLTYALAKVVTDVPGALSRRLDPRVGGALVWGSVVAGNAANVIPAMGECVGTLRMLDIDAWQEAGDLVQTLVHEVVAPYGVTAEIEYTRGVPPVVNDAAAVEALTTACRAVVGPEAVVTTKQSLGGEDFSWMLVEAPGAMGRLGTRTPGGPTYELHQGNLVVDERAITVGVSLLAATCLLQPDVLAPTAP from the coding sequence GTGAGCACCCTTCCCACTCGCAGCACCGTGTCCGAGCTTCCCGAGCTGATCTCAGCGACGGTTGCGAATGCCCTCCCCGAGTTGGTCCGATTCCGGCGTGACCTGCACACTCATCCCGAGCTGGGCTACAACGAGGTTCGTACGACGGCCGCGGTGATCGAGGCCCTGCAGTCGGCCGGTATCGAGGTCAACACGTTCCACGGCACGGGGCTCACCGCCGAGATCGGTGCGCGCAATCCGTCCCACCGCATTGCGTTGCGGGCCGACCTGGACGCCCTGCCGGTCGCCGAGCGCACCGGGTTGGAGTTCAGCTCCGTCAACGAAGGCATCGCCCACGCCTGCGGGCACGATGTGCACACCACCGTCGTGCTGGGGGCCGGGCTCGTGCTGAAGACGTTCGAGCAACATCTCATCGACCGGGACACCGCCGTGCGGCTGGTGTTCCAGCCGGCGGAGGAGATCGTGCCGGGCGGCGCCCACACGGCCGTCAAAGAGCACGCGCTGGAGGGCGTCGATCAGGTCTTCGCCCTGCACTGCGACCCCAGCATCGACGTGGGCACCGTCGGGCTCAAAGTCGGCGCCATCACGGCTGCCTGCGATGCGATCCGGGTTCGGTTGTCGGGCAAGGGCGGACACACCAGCCGTCCGCACCTGACCGGAGATCTCACCTACGCGCTCGCCAAGGTCGTGACCGATGTGCCCGGAGCACTGTCGCGCAGGCTCGATCCACGGGTGGGCGGCGCGCTGGTGTGGGGCAGCGTCGTCGCGGGAAACGCCGCCAATGTGATTCCGGCGATGGGGGAGTGCGTCGGCACCCTGCGGATGCTCGACATCGACGCGTGGCAGGAGGCAGGTGATCTCGTACAGACCCTGGTCCACGAAGTCGTCGCGCCCTACGGTGTCACGGCCGAGATCGAATACACCAGGGGAGTGCCACCGGTCGTCAACGACGCAGCTGCAGTCGAGGCGCTGACGACCGCGTGTCGCGCGGTCGTCGGGCCGGAGGCGGTGGTCACGACGAAGCAGTCGCTGGGCGGTGAGGACTTCAGTTGGATGCTCGTGGAGGCGCCCGGCGCGATGGGTCGTCTCGGTACACGCACACCCGGCGGACCGACCTACGAACTACACCAGGGCAATCTGGTCGTCGACGAACGGGCCATCACCGTGGGTGTCTCTCTGCTCGCTGCGACCTGTCTCCTGCAGCCCGACGTGCTGGCACCGACCGCGCCCTGA
- a CDS encoding quinone-dependent dihydroorotate dehydrogenase — MDLRGKTMEAGYSRVVRPLLFRAHDGDPEQAHHQTLQRLASLARNPRALGVVRKVCTVPTQIVTVAGIEFPGRVGLAAGVDKDGVALAGWSALGFSHVELGTVTPREQPGNGRPRLFRVVDSGGIINRMGFNNDGVEQLATRIGMARHRAGGVGIPVGVSIGKNASTPMDKALEDYLICLRALDGYADYIAVNVSSPNTAGLRGLQSKEPLGELLATLVQEAAQLAAGGKHREVPIFLKIAPDLTGSALDDILEVAGHADVAGIIATNTTLSRDGLRGADLALVDESGGLSGSPLTRRSRKIVRYVTQHTSLPVIGVGGIMSVDDGKALIDAGASLLQVYTGFVYSGPGLVRNLNLALG, encoded by the coding sequence GTGGACCTGCGCGGCAAGACGATGGAAGCCGGCTACTCGAGGGTGGTCCGGCCGCTGCTGTTCCGGGCGCATGACGGTGACCCCGAGCAGGCCCACCACCAGACGCTGCAGCGCCTCGCCTCGCTGGCCCGCAATCCGCGGGCGCTCGGCGTTGTGCGCAAGGTGTGCACCGTTCCGACACAGATCGTCACGGTCGCTGGAATCGAATTCCCCGGTCGGGTCGGGTTGGCAGCAGGCGTGGACAAGGACGGCGTCGCGCTCGCGGGCTGGTCGGCGTTGGGCTTTTCGCATGTGGAGTTGGGGACCGTCACGCCGCGCGAACAACCGGGCAATGGTCGCCCGCGCCTCTTTCGGGTGGTGGACAGCGGCGGCATCATCAACCGGATGGGCTTCAACAACGACGGAGTCGAACAACTGGCAACCCGGATCGGCATGGCGCGCCACCGGGCCGGCGGGGTCGGCATCCCCGTCGGCGTCAGTATCGGCAAGAACGCGTCCACGCCGATGGACAAGGCACTGGAGGACTACCTCATCTGCCTGCGCGCGCTGGACGGGTACGCCGACTACATCGCGGTCAATGTCTCCAGTCCCAATACCGCTGGACTGCGGGGTCTGCAGAGTAAGGAGCCGCTGGGCGAGCTGCTCGCGACCCTGGTCCAGGAAGCAGCCCAGCTGGCCGCCGGGGGAAAGCACCGCGAGGTCCCGATCTTCCTCAAGATCGCGCCGGACCTGACCGGCAGTGCCCTCGATGACATCTTGGAAGTAGCCGGCCACGCTGACGTGGCCGGCATCATCGCCACCAACACCACGTTGAGCCGCGACGGTCTGCGAGGCGCGGACCTCGCGCTCGTGGATGAGTCCGGCGGTCTGTCCGGGTCACCCCTGACGCGGCGCAGTCGCAAGATCGTGCGCTACGTGACGCAACACACCTCACTGCCGGTCATCGGGGTGGGCGGAATCATGTCGGTCGACGACGGTAAGGCGCTGATCGATGCGGGGGCCAGCCTGCTGCAGGTCTACACGGGATTCGTCTATTCCGGGCCTGGGTTGGTGCGAAACCTGAATCTCGCACTCGGCTGA
- a CDS encoding ABC transporter ATP-binding protein, whose translation MKLQLQGITKRFGTFTANDQIDLTVQSGEIHGLLGENGAGKSTLMNVLYGLYEPSEGTILLDDAPVVFKGPGDAMAAGIGMVHQHFMLVPVLTVAENIMLGAEQTSHGMLDIRRARKMVRELSDRHHLDVDPDAKVEDLPVGIQQRVEILKALAREAKILILDEPTAVLTPQETDRLMEVMRSLKAQGTSLVFISHKLREVREVSDTITVIRRGKVVGTAEPSATAAELAALMVGRPVQLRVEKDEAKPKDVLLEVDNLRVLDAAGHVMVDDISFSVRGGEIYAIAGVQGNGQTELTEAIVGLVEPSSGRIIIDGQDMTDDTTYDILRAGVGYVPEDRGRDGLVSSFSIAENLVLDLHDQPPFGGRFQLDNKAIEENARARVQEFDVRTTSALAPASTLSGGNQQKVVLARELSRPLRVFVVSQPTRGVDVGSMEFVHKRIVAERDRGAAVLLVSTELDEVVSLADRIGVMFRGALVGELPPTASAAEFGLLMGGQSQGNAVPEPKNSDKTDHTKESA comes from the coding sequence ATGAAACTGCAGCTCCAGGGCATTACCAAACGTTTCGGCACCTTCACCGCCAACGATCAGATCGATCTGACCGTGCAGTCGGGGGAGATCCACGGTCTGCTCGGCGAGAACGGAGCCGGTAAGAGCACGCTGATGAACGTGCTCTACGGGCTGTACGAGCCGTCCGAGGGCACCATCCTGCTGGACGACGCGCCGGTGGTGTTCAAGGGTCCGGGCGACGCCATGGCAGCCGGTATCGGGATGGTCCACCAGCACTTCATGCTGGTGCCGGTGCTCACCGTGGCCGAGAACATCATGCTCGGAGCTGAGCAGACGTCTCACGGGATGCTCGACATCCGCCGGGCCCGGAAGATGGTCAGGGAATTGTCCGACCGCCATCACCTCGACGTCGACCCCGATGCGAAGGTCGAAGATCTTCCGGTCGGCATCCAACAGCGGGTGGAGATCCTCAAGGCCCTCGCGCGCGAAGCGAAGATCCTGATCCTCGATGAGCCGACGGCGGTGCTCACCCCGCAGGAGACCGACCGGTTGATGGAGGTCATGCGCTCGCTGAAGGCGCAGGGCACCTCGTTGGTCTTCATCAGCCACAAGCTGCGTGAGGTCCGCGAAGTCTCGGACACCATCACCGTGATCCGCCGCGGCAAGGTCGTCGGCACCGCGGAACCGAGTGCGACGGCTGCCGAGCTGGCCGCGCTGATGGTTGGCCGCCCGGTGCAGCTGCGGGTCGAAAAGGACGAGGCGAAACCGAAGGACGTGCTGCTGGAGGTCGACAATCTTCGGGTGCTCGACGCCGCGGGTCACGTGATGGTGGACGACATCTCCTTCTCGGTGCGCGGGGGTGAGATCTACGCGATCGCCGGTGTGCAGGGCAATGGGCAGACCGAGCTGACCGAGGCAATCGTCGGGCTCGTGGAGCCGTCCTCCGGGCGCATCATCATCGACGGCCAGGACATGACAGACGACACGACCTACGACATCCTGCGCGCCGGTGTCGGATACGTCCCGGAGGACCGCGGGCGCGACGGACTGGTATCCAGCTTCAGCATCGCCGAGAACCTGGTCCTGGACCTGCACGATCAGCCGCCGTTCGGTGGGCGTTTCCAGCTGGACAACAAGGCGATCGAGGAGAACGCCCGGGCGCGGGTCCAGGAGTTCGACGTGCGGACGACATCCGCTCTCGCGCCGGCATCCACCCTGTCCGGCGGCAACCAGCAGAAAGTGGTGCTGGCGCGCGAGCTGTCCCGACCGCTGCGGGTGTTCGTGGTGTCTCAGCCCACCCGCGGCGTAGATGTCGGCTCGATGGAGTTCGTCCACAAGCGGATCGTCGCAGAGCGCGACCGGGGCGCAGCCGTGCTGCTGGTCTCGACCGAACTGGATGAGGTTGTCAGCCTCGCGGACCGCATCGGCGTGATGTTCCGCGGCGCGCTCGTCGGCGAGTTGCCGCCCACGGCGTCCGCTGCTGAATTCGGGCTACTGATGGGCGGGCAGAGTCAAGGCAACGCCGTGCCCGAGCCGAAAAATTCGGACAAGACCGACCACACGAAGGAGTCGGCGTGA
- a CDS encoding barstar family protein, translating into MSESPRAAALRELVGDLERRRPGVRELPLDVADAAAAGSGAGWHVVQLDTSGDRDDLFAQCSRAFELPGWFGRNWDALADALSDVQHRPGTLVIWSGERDVSDAVRSMATEIFEERADNGPAPLLVVVVRPAAR; encoded by the coding sequence ATGAGCGAGTCCCCGCGCGCTGCAGCGCTGCGGGAGCTGGTGGGCGACCTGGAGCGGCGCCGACCGGGGGTTCGCGAGCTACCTCTCGATGTTGCTGATGCGGCTGCAGCCGGCAGCGGGGCCGGATGGCACGTCGTGCAGTTGGATACCAGCGGCGATCGGGACGATTTGTTTGCCCAATGCAGCCGCGCGTTCGAGCTGCCGGGGTGGTTCGGGCGCAACTGGGACGCGCTCGCGGATGCGTTGTCCGACGTACAACACCGGCCCGGCACGCTGGTGATCTGGTCGGGGGAACGCGATGTGTCGGATGCGGTGCGGTCGATGGCGACCGAAATCTTCGAAGAACGAGCGGACAACGGTCCTGCGCCGCTGCTCGTGGTGGTGGTCAGGCCCGCAGCCCGGTAA
- a CDS encoding methylmalonyl-CoA mutase family protein — protein sequence MAISESGLPIEPVYDASALSDFDAANSLGVPGEYPYTRGVYPSMYTGRPWTMRQYAGFGTAGESNERYKELVANGTGGLSVAFDLPTQMGYDSDHELSHGEVGKVGVAIDSLDDMALLFDGLPLDEVSTSMTINATASTLLLLYQLTAQAQGISADKLTGTIQNDVLKEYIARGTYIYPPAESLRLTSDIFAYCQREMPRWNTISISGYHMAEAGATPVQEIAFTLANAKEYVRAAIAAGLEVDDIAPRLSFFFVARTTLLEEIAKFRAARRMWARIMREEFGAKNPKSLMLRFHTQTAGVQLTAQQPEVNMVRVALQGLGAVLGGTQSLHTNSFDEAIALPTAKAARLALRTQQVIAYESDVTKTVDPFAGSYLMESMTDDVEEAALALIQQVEDKGGAVRAIEEGFQKSEIERTAYSTALEIDSGERVVVGLNKFRTATEEPYEPLRVNPAIEADQCERLAILRAERDNAVVDRALQALRVAAQGSTNMLLPMRDALAARATGGEVSNALRDVWGTYVPREFF from the coding sequence ATGGCCATCAGCGAATCCGGACTACCCATCGAACCGGTCTACGACGCGTCCGCACTGTCCGACTTCGACGCCGCGAACAGCCTCGGCGTGCCCGGGGAGTACCCGTACACCCGGGGTGTCTATCCGAGCATGTACACCGGCCGCCCGTGGACCATGCGGCAATATGCGGGATTCGGCACCGCAGGCGAATCCAACGAGCGGTACAAGGAGCTGGTGGCCAACGGCACTGGCGGCCTCTCGGTGGCCTTCGATCTGCCCACCCAGATGGGGTACGACTCCGACCACGAGCTCTCGCACGGCGAGGTCGGCAAGGTCGGGGTGGCCATCGACAGCCTGGACGACATGGCGCTGCTCTTCGACGGACTCCCGTTGGATGAGGTCAGCACCAGCATGACGATCAACGCCACGGCCAGCACCCTGCTGCTGCTCTACCAGTTGACCGCTCAGGCCCAGGGCATCAGCGCCGACAAGTTGACCGGCACCATCCAGAACGACGTGCTCAAGGAGTACATCGCGCGGGGTACCTACATCTACCCGCCGGCCGAGTCGTTGCGGTTGACCAGTGACATCTTCGCCTACTGCCAGCGTGAGATGCCGCGTTGGAACACCATCTCGATCAGTGGTTACCACATGGCCGAAGCGGGCGCTACGCCCGTGCAGGAGATCGCGTTCACGCTCGCGAACGCCAAGGAGTATGTGCGCGCCGCCATTGCCGCTGGCTTGGAGGTCGACGACATCGCGCCGAGGTTGTCCTTCTTCTTCGTGGCCCGCACGACCTTGTTGGAAGAAATTGCGAAGTTCCGCGCGGCGCGTCGGATGTGGGCCCGGATCATGCGCGAGGAGTTCGGGGCGAAGAACCCCAAGTCGCTGATGTTGCGCTTCCACACGCAGACCGCCGGCGTGCAGCTGACCGCCCAGCAGCCCGAGGTCAATATGGTTCGTGTTGCCCTCCAGGGCCTGGGTGCGGTACTCGGTGGCACCCAGTCGTTGCACACCAACTCCTTCGACGAGGCGATCGCGCTGCCGACGGCAAAGGCCGCGCGGCTCGCGCTGCGTACCCAGCAGGTGATCGCCTACGAGAGCGACGTGACCAAGACCGTCGATCCCTTCGCGGGGTCCTATCTGATGGAGTCGATGACCGACGACGTGGAGGAGGCGGCGCTCGCGCTGATCCAGCAGGTGGAGGACAAGGGCGGTGCTGTGCGGGCGATCGAGGAGGGTTTCCAGAAATCGGAGATCGAGCGCACGGCGTACTCCACGGCTTTGGAGATCGACAGTGGAGAGCGGGTCGTGGTGGGGCTGAACAAGTTCCGCACCGCCACCGAGGAGCCCTACGAGCCGTTGCGCGTCAACCCCGCGATCGAGGCTGATCAGTGCGAGCGACTGGCGATCTTGCGCGCAGAGCGCGACAACGCTGTGGTCGACCGGGCATTGCAGGCCCTGCGGGTTGCGGCGCAGGGCAGTACCAACATGCTGCTGCCGATGCGTGACGCGCTCGCCGCGCGTGCCACCGGTGGGGAAGTGAGCAACGCGTTGCGTGACGTATGGGGCACGTACGTCCCGCGTGAATTCTTCTGA